The DNA segment AGTTGCAGCGGTTACAAACAAAACTGGCCCTCGCGGACACCGAAGCATGCAGCTATAGATGCGGAGACGACGATGACCGCACCCATGATATCATTACTCTTTCAGAAGCAGCACTGCAGAAACGCCGGATGAATACTAAACTGCGCCGCTGTATATGTCAGGTTTGCATAACAACTGCGACGCCGTTTATCGACGAAACTGCGTGAACACAGTCTGCGACGCGCTTCGCGTAGCAGACGGGGACCGTCACGGCGAGCGTTTACTTTCAAGGTCATTTGCCTCCGGGTCCGTTGAAGATCTGTCGTCTGCTATGAGAGGCGAACGAGACAACCGTTAGGCCTAACTCGGTGGCTCGGCCCGGAGTCCTCGCATCGATACCGAAGCGTATAGCGCGTTCCGCGAGTGGTGCTTCCGACGCTCACGGAGTGCTCTAACGCGAGGAGATGGTTCTCCGGACGTCCCTttcgtcgagttcgcgcaccttACCTCAAATGTTTCCGGCGGGGGGTTTCCGGGTGGGGCGGAGGCGCACTCGGGCCTCCCGGTCTGAACCCCGACTCCTCCTCGTCGACGCTTTCACCGCCGACAAACGGTGGTCGGAGCAGGTGCCCGTAGGCGCCGCACTGTCGGGTCCGCGCGGCCTCTCGTTCTCCGGGTTACCGAGTCAGCGCCATTATCGAACCGCGAAAGCGATCGATATTCGCGCGGCCTTCGAGACTGCCGACGCCGCCAACGTCTGGGCACATCCATTCACAAATCACGGAGGCTATACACCGCGGTGGGCATGCATAGAGTTTCGTGCTATACCTTGCGCTGCATTCCGATCGCATTTTGCACCCTTCGAAGGGGGCTCATCGGGGCCCCCACATATAATTGACACCAGTCTATGCGTACACTTCCTTGATTTAACACCCTGCGTTCGCTATACTATTATGTAAGTCTCAGGAACGCTATGTCAATTTGATACACACGTGCCGTTGATGTGGAATTGTCTCAAGCGCAGCGTTAAAATAGAAAAATGCGCGCTGGATAGATTAAAGTTATTGTTAGGAGCTATAAGGTAAGCCCTGAAAGCTTAGGGgctatatttttttaaattttgttagTGTATAGTTGCTAGTGCGTGCTCCAGACTGACACTGTCCCGAGTTCCAATGTCTCGAGGTCGTTGCCATAAATCCTAGCTGCGCAGTGATCAACTTGTCTCACCACCTCGCAAGACACTGACCCCAAAGGAAAACACTTTCACGCTCGTTGGGGCATCTGGCCCGTTCGCGGAATTCTTTCGGCAGGCGGGCGTTCACATATAGGCGATGGGTTGACTTCAAAGCAACAGTACCGCTTCTGAGAACCGAATGGCGGAAGTCCCGCGTCAGTTAGCTTCAGTTAACCACGGGCTCTCTGTAAACCACGGCTCCCCCACCGTGGCTATAACTCTCCGCCGCCCGGCTTGTTGTCGGGCCTTTGACAACCGCCGCTCTTCTGTGTAGCCGCCCCCACAAACAATGCTGAAACTCCACTAACAGTgccagacgtttttttttttcttttggctatTCATACCTTAAAACTAGCTAGTATGTATTTGTAAGTATACTGTGTAGATTACGTGTGCATAATCTCTGATTTCACCGGAGTTTGTATATATTGGTCTTATAAACTATACACCGGGaactgtgtatgtatgtatgtatgtatgtatgtatgtatgtatgtatgtatgtatgtatgtatgtatgtatgtatgtatgtatgtatgtatgtatgtatgtatgtatgtatgtatgtatgtatgtatgtatgtatgtatgtatgtatgtatgtatgtatgtatgtatgtatgtatgtatgtatgtatgtatgtatgtatgtatgtataaagggttgtttcagcgaacactttcataatttatttaaagttgcctgggacagatagcccaattctagttaatgagctggtctacacgaagaggtggacattacttgcacaaaaattgaaatgcataatcgactaattaacaaaattaactaattaagtttaactaattacctgatgacccatattgcactttacaaattgtagccgcggagttcgcaatgcggatctacttggaattaattctcaggataacaccactttcgagatattatttcccgaactttgcggagaaatgcattggcgttccagttaattttgtgcttcaatgcataaaccgacgctttgttaagaaactaactggaacgccaatgcatttctccgcaaagttcgggaattaatatctcgaaactggtgtcatcccgagaattcgttccaaatggatccgccttgcgaactccgcggctacaatttgtaaattgcaatatgggtcatcaggtaattagttaaaaacttaattagtgaatttttgttaattagtcaattatgcatttcaatttcttgtgcaagtaatgtccgtctcttcgaggagaccagctcattaactagaattgagctatctgccacaggcaacatttaagaatttttgaaactgttcgctgaaacaccctgtatatatataaatatgcGTGTGTGAAACTGGCAGTAGTGAAAATTAAAGAGAACAAGAGCGTTATTAATGCATTCGCGACATGGGCAAGCTTATTATCATTAAGTGTGGACAGAGTACCTCTCGTGAAACGCTTTCATACATACAAAAGATATACGACAGAAATCTGTTCATAAGTTGCACGGTTTACGCAACCATACGAAGCGAACACTGAAGacagagaaaacaaaagaaacaaccGTTAGTCTTTTGTTGACATCTATATTCAATTTTAAAACAGGGGCAAATTTACAATAAGCTTCATATTCTTCATAAAGGAAAATGTAATTGAAAAGGGAACAAAAGACAACTTGCCGTCGGGGGCAGCCGAACCCACTAACTCCTCAATGGACGCTTATAGCAGTGGCTGGCCCTCTGTGCACGCACTTGTGTGTTTGTATATCGGATGGACGTTATTTACAATAAACAGGATTTTTAAGTTTGCATCGACACCGTCAATGAAGACCGATGAACGTCATGTACACAATGTTATCGCATCAAATGGGCACTAAAGAGGAAGACCGATTCAGCTTAGACTGATAAGGTACGTATTccatgcaaataaaaaaaaattgcctcaGACCAGAAAGAACGCAGCCTACTTCAAGAAGAAAACACAGGCGCCAACTACCAACTGAATTTATTTACTCGTAACTACAtctggtcttggcacgtaaaaccccagaaagaagaactatACATCTGCACGtacaaaatgatttttttttaatgtttatggTCCAAAAATTAAACACCGCGGTAACGTATCATCCGAAATTATTTTATTTACGATGGtgtaaacttggaggttaacaaagaagctcgagaacaagttaaggaccgcacaaagagcgatggaacgaaaaatgtcaggcctaacgttaaaagacaggaagagagcagtgtggatcagagagcaaacggagatagcagatattctaattgacattaagagaaagaaaaatggagctgggcaggccatgtaatgcgtagaatggataaccggtggaccattagagttacagaatggatatcaagagaagggaagcgcagtcgaggacggccagaaaactaggtggggtgatgaagttaaggaatttgcaggcgcaagttggaatcagctagcgcaagacctatttatgtcctgcagtggagataaatatgggctgctgctgatgatgatgaaatgcgCTTAAAAGACGATGACGATAGGTGAAGACGAGACACACGTTGCACTTTGGGTGTCTCGTCTTCACCTATCGTGCTCGTCTTTTAAGCGTATTTACAGCATCGTCATGCACAAACTAACTCGCCAAACTATGTGTACTGACcgactttattatttttttttttttattttgcaggaGGCAGTTGATTGACAGAGGAGAAAATTCGGTTGCTTGAATTGCGCGCCGGAACCACAGCGCCCGTGATGTCACCGTGACGTCAGGGATTTATAAGTATGTTCTCGCGTTGTGCTCCTACTACTCTATAGAAGTACGAGAACATACTTTAACATCCGTGCTGTTTTGATAATTATTGTGGGTCGAGTCcagtcgatttttttttttttttttttggttagaatacaatgtagtgcTTCTTTATCGGTATGTTAGCTAGTTCtgagcaaacactttcaaaatctatgacgtcacgggcAGTGGTACGTCATCACCACGCGTCGTTCGTTTTTACGCCCTTTCTAGTTTATCTAGCCTTTTCTCGCGGGTAAGAGCAACTTTTTTTTGTGCGTTTGTCTCAATTTCAGTTCTTTTCAGTTCAGTgtctttgcgctgctgagcacgaggtcacggggtcgaatcccggccgcgtttcgatggaggcgaaatgcaaaaacgcccgtgtgcttgcgttgtagtgcacgttaaagaaccccaggtggtcaaaattaatccggagccctccactgcagcatgcctcataatcagaactggttttggcacgtaaaaccccagaaagcagaaGTTCAGTGTCtttaacaaaaaataataataataaaattaaaaaaaaacccgGAAAGCAAAAGGCaccggtgggattcgaacccacgatctcctgtttactagacaggcgctttaaccagCTAAGCCACGGCGCCGCGTACTGCACCGTTTTATCGTCATTGCTGCAGAAACAGCGCAGAAGAAGGGACCGGTTCTTgaacgctcacacacacacacacgcgcgcgcgcgcgcacgcacgcacgcacgcacgcacgcacacacacacacacacacacacacacacacacacacacacacacacacacacacacacacacacacacacacacacacacacacacacaaaagagagaaaggcaaaacaaaacgaaacaacATCAGCGGCGATTTAGCGGCAAATGCGAGAGAACTGCGTTAGCATTACGTTCGCGcgtctttgaggtcccggatccatgagtGAAACTGTGTTCGccgcattgcaaagtgttgttcaacagGAGCTCACCCGACACACGTTCcacctcttcgaggagcgaagcgCATCTGACGGTGGTCTGCGCCGGACTAcagtcagtatatatatatatatatatatatatatatatatatatatatatatatacagggtgtttcagcgaacactttcaaaatttatttaaggttgcctgtgcatggcagatagcctaattctagttattgagctggtctactcgaagaggcggacagtacttgcacaagaaattgaaatgcatattcgaataaTTGCCAAAAATCCACTAAagaagtttttaactaataactgatggcccatattgcaatttgcaaattgtagccgctggagttcgcaaggcggatccacttggaattaattctcaggatgacaccattttcgagatatcaattcccgaacttcgcggagaaatgcattggttccagttaattttgtgcttcaaagcacaaagcgacgttttgttaagcaagtaactggaacgccatagCATCACGGACGCACGGTCCCGCTTACGACGAACGTTCGGATGTTGCGAATAAAGACGCGGCGAGACCATCATACATCAGTACGCACGCGAATATATAACACTATTTCTAACAAGACTTGGCAGCGGGGATATAGTCGGTAATTCATGAGTACAATTGAAGCGCGAAATGGCATCGGAGACAGGGAATTGGACATAGACACGGCGCTATTTCTAGAAACTTCTAGAGACTAAATACAGTCTAAACACAAAGACAAAGCTATTTCTAAAGCAAAAATATGCGGACTAAAGGCTTACGGTTACTCGGTAACGACTGTCcttgcaatcaatcaatcaatcaatcaatcaatcaatcaaagcagTTTTATTTACCCCATGCAGTGATGGTACGTGGTGAAATGACCTTACACCGCTCCGGGCGCCCGCTACAACAGTGGCAGGCTCGTGCTACTAAGCAGAAGCAACAGTAGATAGTTGTATGTATACACATATGTAGTACTTTCCCTCAGGGACCGGGGCTTGGACCTGAAGTTTCtaagtgttgcatttttttctgAAGTTTGCGCCTACATATGCTTGCCGATCGAATGCCTTGATCAACAGTTGAGCGAGGGGAACGGGAACCAAGGGacctcctttttttgtgtgttagtCACAATCGTACCAATCCTACAGATGAGTGGTCGATTCATACGATTGATCAACAGTTGCTAATCAAGATAATGAATTATTCCTCAGCCTGCAGCCAGGAAACAAGAGGACTTGTTTTCGACCTCTTGCCAgtaaaaagaaacactaaatggGTTTGAAGTGATGATGCATGCTTTCAAAACTCTCATCGTTAATTTCGCTGCAACAGATTCATTACTAACACGGGAAATTATGATCAAACTTCTGATTTTTTAAAGTTTCCCGCCGAAACCTCGGTGCCTCTACGTCAGCATGGCGTCAGGCATTTCAAGTTGATTTCTCCCGTATATGGGCTAGCTGCTGTGGCGCAGTAGAAGTTCTCGGATCTTGCGAACTTACGTCTTTGGCTCTTTGAGATTGCAATATGCAGCCTATATCTCTACCAATGAAAATTACCCATAGGCGCCAGCAGACTCCTTGAAAATGCGTGGTGACACAGCGAGattgtgcgggaacttcaaggaggcATTTATTAATACAGCTTATATAATTCTTTACCTTTGGCGTAACTCAGCCTGAGGCTTCTAAGTGGACCCTTTACGTTGTTAACCTGCACTGTGGCAAAGCGTTTCTGCCGAAACTTCTGAACGCGTGACCAGCGATAGCCTTCGGAACATTCCCCACATTGTCCTTCTGGACAGAATGGACAACGCAGAATCAACGCGCGGACGTGAATTTAAGCAATTGCACTGCCTATCGGTTGCACCAGGTTGTAGCAGGCTTGGGACGCAAGCAGGCAACGTGATCTGCGAGAACGTGACTTCCATGCCACAGAACGAAAGTTACTTTGAATGTCCACCACAGATGTTCCCACAAAAAGCAGttaatatttttttaatgcaaatgGAAATTCGaatgcgcaaaaagaaaaaaaaaaaaaaaaaaaaagccgcggaACATGTATGAAAGAAAAGCGAACAACCAAAGTGGCAAAAGGCaccggtgggattcgaacccacgatctcctgtttactagacaggcgctttaaccaactaagccacggcgccgaCGTTTCCGAGCGCTGCGAGAGTGGCAATAGCATCGTGGAAAGGGCGAGTAATGTCCCAAGTAAAGATTCCTTTCGATCGATTCTATTCTTTTCTGATCATCTACCCTTCACGGCCGGCCAATCCCGTAGATGACGTGGGCGGATGACGAAGCGCGAAGAGGAGTGTACCATATTGCAAGAGAATCGTCACATTACCACAGCCCAGATTTTCGCGGGATATCAGCGGTGGCccttctacatgtctagaagacccttctagacatgtagaagtTCATAACCTCGTTGCGAGTAGCGGGAGCACCCCGGGGCCGTTGGGGGGAGGTGTacgtgtcggctctccttacagagaaagcgcggtcggtgaggtcgcgcgcagcctcgtgagcagactcagtTGAGGTTCGGGGGAGTACCCTCGACCGATCCTCGGAcatgagcgggaaaccagtgaatcgaatgatgcgtgagagcatccggattggagacgctaagaagacgagcagcttgctcacGTGATTACTTAATTATTAAGTCTAGTACGTTTAGGCGACGTTCGTTGAAGCGAGCTGTACTAGAACTGAATAGATGTATTAGAATGCTGAAGCTAATTACGTATGGCTGTAACAGATTCGTCATTTCGATGATATCGCcgcgcacagaaaaaaaaaaaaaaaaaaaaaaatggagcgaCATTGTTTCGCATTTTCTAGCCACGACACAAATCTGAGATGCATGAATACATTGTACAACGAGTGAAGTAATTGCATTACCGCAGATATTGCAATTGCCGAATTGGAGCCCTtaaggagacaaaataaaaatTGGCAGTTTTTCCGAAGCCCGCCTTCCCGCGGCATTCATTCGCGGTAGACggtaccatagaataaagaaccaacatagaataaagaaccgtCGTCGTTGTGACGGCAATGCCATCTGTTGAACAATGCAGAAGATTCAGACCAGCTCAAACACTCACCAGTAAAAACTAGTGCTGAAAGAATACCTTCCAACAAATAATTGAACAATAcgttaaaataagaaaaaaatttaaaataaagtAGGGCTTTTGCTATCTTTCGCGAAAACTATTACTACTTTTGAAGCCAGTATGAGTCAAGCCAAGCCCATAACGAAACGTGATCCGCGTCGTCTGCCTTATGCCGCTGTTTCAGTTGATGTATGAATTTAGCGGCCGACCAGAGTTTGTTAACGCGACGTAATTTATCTCACGAGATTGTTATGACGGCACAATGGAACTTGTTGAGCTTCACAATCATCCCGAGTACATAAACGCCTGTTGCAACATCTTGAACAACGAATGGAAACGCAGCCATGCAGCTCGGTACGTAGATACCAACCTACGGTAAAAAGTATTTTCCGCCATGTGATCGGTCTTCAAGAAGTCAGCAAAATGATGTTGAGTTCCTTGTCTTACCAGTACTGTGACAAAAACACTCAATGCCATCTTATGTGGGAGTAAACTTTTTCTGTTAATGCAACGATGTAATGAGTGATGGTATTTTGAGTTACATGCCTTTCTACCGTTACCtcccaactgcgcatgcgcggcaaACCACACATATGCGCATTCGGCGGCCGGCATCAGTCGGATGGTAAtgcttaaagtccctagatttcctgctcttttttaagaaaaaaaaatatatatctagggactttagtaaTGCTATGCCAGAAATTGTATGCCGTTTCCTACAAGGTGCAGCGAGTTATGCCTGACATGCTGAATTCCTCTTAACGTTAAATATGGTCGCAGAAGTAAATTATTGCGCGCACTTGACGCTTATCCGCGCTACATTCACGTAGCACCTTGTTTGGAAtcgtcatttatttatttcgcaCCATTTCTAACAAGCTCCGCTGCTGCTTAATTGTCAAAGCCACATTAATAGCGTTCTTGAATATATTAAAGAAAAATCGAAAATACGTTAAGTCAGCCGCAACGAGCAATTAAGCTTGAAAGGTCTATGGCGAAACCATAATGCCTATGTGTTCACTCGGCACCTAATTCTTCAAACCATCAGATCGTCTCAGGTAGTGTCACCAAGCAAAGTTCAAATTCACGCCCGCTTAACCAGTGATGAAGATAAGCCGCATCTGTAATAGGTTACACGGTCTAAGTACCATAAAGTGCTGCGATTAGCTGTCTTTATGCAGGTACCACAGCCTGAGCAAGTCCTGCAGTAATTTGCCCGTTTCGCTGGCGTTGGTCAGGCACAAAGAGGGCTTGGACGGCCAAGTGGTTGGCCATGCCAAGCTCTGTCGTGTGCTGCAGGACGATAAAGCGTGCTTTGTCGAGTCTGGTGAGTGGTTTGTTGTTCAACGCCGACGCGGGCAAATTGGATCTTGCAGAATACTTATAGAAACCTCATGCTGCAGAGAAATGTTACATGCGTGTAACTCATAGTAAACACTCATTATAGCTCTATTGATTTATTCGAATAATTATTATTGCTTCTTTTGAGTTTTGCCATTTCAAGTGTCAAGTGACATAGGCCTTAATTCAATCTCAcagaagaaacacacacacaaaaaaagaaaccttgCTATACACAGAAATGTCACATATATGTCGTTCAAATTGTACTGAACATCGCTTTATTCAAATGATCACTTTGTTCGAATTTTGTCATTGCAAGTGACACGTGTCTTAGACATTTTATTCAATCTcctagaagaaacaaaaagtgtgCGTGATCCACTGGCAAAATGTATCAACCCAAGCTGGCTTTAACACATTTCACTGTTATAATAATGACAACAGTAATAAAGAATGTTTCTCTTCAGTTATAGTTATCCCCGAGGAGAGAGGAAAAGGTTTCGGAAAGCTAGTCATGAAGCTGACTGAAGAGTACGCTCGCAAGTAAGTGTTTCAGCTTTCGTGACTGCTTTCACATGCGCTGGTTACCGGTCatcacccgccatggtggcttagcggctacggtgttacgctgctaagcacaaggtcgcggcatcgaatcccggctgcggcggccgcatttcgatgggggtgaaatgcaaaaaacgcccgtgcacttagattcaggtgcacgttaaagaaccccgggtgctcaaaattaacccggagtcccccactacagtgtctcTCATAGCCTGAGAGTTGCTTTGTGATATTAAACCCCATAAAATAATCAATCGATCTGAGTACTAATTGTCTTGCACTCTTCTTTAAGGAAAGGCTTTACAAGGTGCTACCTGTCGACACACGACAAGGAACCGTTCTACACGGCCATTGGGTACACAATCTGCGCTCCTGTCTGTGGGGTGAGGCCTTTTAAGCATCTTGCCTGTTACGCCTTACAGCTGTTGTGTGCCAACACATTTGTTCTGTTGAATCTGGTGACAAAAAACCAGTTTAACATGGCTAGTTAGAGGGCTATTTGTTTACCTGATATTTAATGTATTGCTACTACAAAGGGGTGTTTTTTATTTACGTTACCATGCTTGGCCCATTCTGGTCTGATGCATTGAGTCTACGTAAGTTATGTGTGTGCTGGCTCTCTTACGACTCAAGTTCgttatgccgtttttttttttgtgtcacaCATTCCTTGTAAAGCATCATAATTCATATGGGAATCATAGAGCCAGAAAGAGCTGATGCAATTCCAATGTTG comes from the Dermacentor silvarum isolate Dsil-2018 chromosome 9, BIME_Dsil_1.4, whole genome shotgun sequence genome and includes:
- the LOC119463405 gene encoding N-alpha-acetyltransferase 80 isoform X1, which produces MELVELHNHPEYINACCNILNNEWKRSHAARYHSLSKSCSNLPVSLALVRHKEGLDGQVVGHAKLCRVLQDDKACFVESVIVIPEERGKGFGKLVMKLTEEYARKKGFTRCYLSTHDKEPFYTAIGYTICAPVCGISGTMDHMDRFLRLFDSKPNESLSEDKPLNDGSSQKVCSELQNHPPPPPPPPLLPSSPLQVTATKQVWMTKQL
- the LOC119463405 gene encoding N-alpha-acetyltransferase 80 isoform X2; its protein translation is METQPCSSLSLCRYHSLSKSCSNLPVSLALVRHKEGLDGQVVGHAKLCRVLQDDKACFVESVIVIPEERGKGFGKLVMKLTEEYARKKGFTRCYLSTHDKEPFYTAIGYTICAPVCGISGTMDHMDRFLRLFDSKPNESLSEDKPLNDGSSQKVCSELQNHPPPPPPPPLLPSSPLQVTATKQVWMTKQL
- the LOC119463405 gene encoding N-alpha-acetyltransferase 80 isoform X3 yields the protein MELVELHNHPEYINACCNILNNEWKRSHAARYHSLSKSCSNLPVSLALVRHKEGLDGQVVGHAKLCRVLQDDKACFVESVIVIPEERGKGFGKLVMKLTEEYARKFQAQWTTWTGFSGSSTANQMNRFPKTNHLMMGLHKKSAQSCKTIHHLPHLPLYCPHHHCKLRQLSRCG